From bacterium (Candidatus Blackallbacteria) CG13_big_fil_rev_8_21_14_2_50_49_14:
CTTGATCTTCTTGACCTTGCCGTGTTCATCCACCATACGGATTTCAGGCGCAGGCATCTTGCCACGCAGATACTGATCGACCACATCGGCCACGTCGATATGAATCGCCAATTGGTAGCGATCCTGAATTTCAATCGCGATATCAAAGGTGGGGGGCGATTTGCGCTCCAGCACCGTTTTTTGGGTGCCGCGCCGTTTGGCCTCTTCATCCCCCAGGGTCACGCTGTCAATGCCGCCCACTAAATCATTCAGTGAGGGATTGAGAATCAGGTTTTCAATGCTGTTGCCGTGGGCGGTGCCAATCAACTGCACCCCCCGCTCCGCAATGGTACGGGCGGCATCGGCTTCGGCCTCGGTACTGATTTCATCAATGATGATCACTTCAGGCATATGGTTTTCAACCGCCTCAATCATCACGGCATGCTGTTCGGCTGGGGTGCGCACCTGCATGCGGCGCGATTTTCCAATCGCAGGATGGGGAATATCGCCATCACCGGCAATTTCGTTGGAGGTATCGATCACGACCACGCGCTTGTGCAAATCATCCGACAAAATACGGGCCATTTCACGCAGTTTGGTGGTTTTACCCACCCCAGGACGGCCCATAAACAGAATACTGCGGCCCGATTCAACCAAATCGCGCACAATATCGATGGTGCCTTGAATGGCACGGCCCACACGGCAGGTCAGGCCGACAATCTTGCCCTTGCGGTTGCGAATACAGGAAATCCGGTGCAGGGTACGTTCAATCCCGGCACGGTTATCATCGCCAAAATCGCCAATATGCTGGGTGACATGATCCAGGTCTTCCTGAGAAATCAGGCGCTCGCTGAGATATTTAATCGAACCGGGGTAGCGGGCCTCGGGCTCACGCCCCAAATCCAGCACCACCTCAATCAGCTCTGAAAGGTTGGCTTCTTTTCGCAGAGTCTCGGTAACCCAGGGGGGGAGATGCACCAGGAGTTCATCCAGGTTGTCGGTTATCAGTTTTTCAAATAGTTCCATGGGATTCCTTTCCGTGGGACGAATTTTGGGGAAATATGGTCAGGGGCCAGGAAAAAAAACAGGAGGCTGAAGGCTCAGCACAGGTCATTGTAGACAATGACGAAAGAGTTCCCTCTGGTGTTCCAGGGGTGGTTCTCTTTTTCAATACATGCATTCCGTCTGGTTATCCTCCGCGTTGAAGCGCACGATCTTTAGTATACTCTTTTGCGGGCTCAGCTTGCTACCACAGAACGCACAAGCGCTTTGGCACGTTCCAGTTTCTCGTGATAGAGCGCTTCAGAAAGGGGCTCAGAGGGGCTCAGATCGAGGTATTTGCGCGCAAAGCTGCCCATACCAATGCCCTGAATCGCGCTTTGACGCTCACGGGCCATGCGTCCGGTCAAATCGTTGGTTCCCCCCGAAACCTGAATAAAACTCTTCAGGCCCGCAGCACGGAGATATTCAGCCAGTTCCAGACAGGGCAGGGTCGATTTCTCGCCCTTGCGGCCACTGATCGGTTTGCCATCGGCTTGAATAAGCATCTCTGAACCCACTGCCTTTTCAATATCCTGGGCCAATTGGGCAATTTCAGCAGCGCTTTGCCCATGCGCCCCCATGCTGAAAGCCAGCAGTTCAAAGGCCGCGCGAAAGGGAGCCAGACTGTCTAAGAGGGTTTGCAGTTCAGCACGGCCCCCATCTCCGGTATGCACTTCCAGGGCCGTGGCCCCTGCTTCCAGGCATTGAGCCAGCAAAGCCCCTACCTCCGCCAGCGGCTCTCGGGGCACCAGACTCAGCGCATCGCTGGGGCAGGCAATCACGCAATGGTCACAGCCCAGGCAGTTTTCGAGCCGAATTTCAGACTCCACAAAAACCTCATGCGGGCAGGCATTGACGCAAAGTCCCCGGCTGTCACAGCGCTGAAAATCTTTTTCCACCCGCAGAAAATGCAAATCCTGGTTAATCCCCACACTGACCATGATCAAGGGCAAACCGGGTACAGGCACCTTTGCCGCCGCAATCCCGGCTCGGGCCGCATGCACCAGTTCAGGCCGTGCCCCCACATCAATCACGTGTGCCCCTGCTTCCGCAAAAATCCGGGCCAGCGTCGCAATAAACTCGGTATTGCGGTAACTTGCGCCACAGATCAGCTTAAAAAAGCGTTGCTCTTGCAGAGCCTCTCGAATCGCCGGATGCATTAACGAATCTTGGGCAAGACAATCCCTGTCTGAGACTGGTATTTGCCCTCACGGCTGCGGTAATTGGTTTCACACACCTCATCGCCCTGAAAAAAGAGCACCTGACACAGGCCCTCATTGGCATAAATCCGACAGGGCAGCGGCGTGGTATTGGAAATTTCAAGCGTCACGAAGCCTTCCCAACCGGGCTCAAAAGGGGTGACGTTCACGATAATGCCACAGCGGGCATAGGTGCTCTTGCCCAAGCAGATGGTCAGCACATCATCGGGAATTTTAAAGTATTCAATCGAACTGGCCAAAGCAAACGAATTGGGGGGAATGGTGCAGACATCGCCAATGAAATCGATGAAGGAATTTTCATCAAAGGCCTTGGGGTCGACCACCGTGTTGTTGATATTCGTAAAAATTTTAAAATGGTTACTCACCCGCAGGTCATAGCCATAGGAGGAAAGGCCGTAGGAGATAATCCCCTGAGAGACCTGACGTTCCACGAAAGGCTGGATCATGCCTTCTTCCAATGCCATTTTGCGGATCCAGGTATCTGATTTAATGCCCATAATCGTCCTTTCTAAAAGAGCAGGATACCTGTTCCATGATACGGATCTTCGCCAGCAGTGGCAATCTAAATCATGGAATCGATTCGAGCATTTGAATCACACCCAGCGGGGGCAGAAGCGCCTCAGAAACCGCCGTACCCATCGTGCTCAGGACCTTATCTTTTCCTGTTTCTGTGGCCGAAATCTGCAGAAGTGCCAGATTGCGACCCTGCTGAGCCGTGACATACAAACGGGTATCGTCCTGGCTGACCGCCAGCCCCAGGGGAGCATAGGCCGGAAACTTCACCTCGCTGCCATCGAGGGCAAGGGTTTGAATCAGTTTTTTAGTTTGAACGTCGATCACCAGCACCGAGGCCGTTCCGCTGGCACTGAGATACAGGCGGCTGCCCGCATGGTTAACCGCGATTCGCTCCGCCAAAAGCGGGCGTTTTTCTGTGGGGGAGCTTTGCAGCTCAATCGTCGTTTCAAGCTTGGAACTGGCGGGATTGATCAGATAGAGTTTGTCTTGAAATTCATCCAGGGCAAAGAGCGTGCCACCCACCACTTTCAGATCTGAAATCCGGCTGCCTTCAGGCAAGCTCAGTATTTCACTCACCCGGTAACTGTCACTGTCGCGCAAAACCTCCAGCAGACGGGGTTGGGCTTGATCAGCCACCCACAGTTTTGTGCCCTCGCTGTTCAGCGCAAAAGCCGATGTCTGGGCCCCGATCGGTAAATTCACATATTGCTTGAGCGGAGGCTGACGCAGGCCATTCAAGCGGTAAACCGCCAGACGGGGCGAGCTTTCAGAAGCGGCCCAAAGCTCACGGTGCACCGGGTTATACG
This genomic window contains:
- a CDS encoding single-stranded DNA-binding protein — translated: MELFEKLITDNLDELLVHLPPWVTETLRKEANLSELIEVVLDLGREPEARYPGSIKYLSERLISQEDLDHVTQHIGDFGDDNRAGIERTLHRISCIRNRKGKIVGLTCRVGRAIQGTIDIVRDLVESGRSILFMGRPGVGKTTKLREMARILSDDLHKRVVVIDTSNEIAGDGDIPHPAIGKSRRMQVRTPAEQHAVMIEAVENHMPEVIIIDEISTEAEADAARTIAERGVQLIGTAHGNSIENLILNPSLNDLVGGIDSVTLGDEEAKRRGTQKTVLERKSPPTFDIAIEIQDRYQLAIHIDVADVVDQYLRGKMPAPEIRMVDEHGKVKKIKQQSVDMKQQMVNVTGERESELHVYPYAVSRSQVERVIKTMRLPVRITKNLDEADVLMLLSSYKKHRKIIDAAEARQIPVHMVRSNTIYQIQKSLRQIMQLDAPSEEEEEMFREMDDPDYSLKMMHPDF
- a CDS encoding dCTP deaminase; protein product: MGIKSDTWIRKMALEEGMIQPFVERQVSQGIISYGLSSYGYDLRVSNHFKIFTNINNTVVDPKAFDENSFIDFIGDVCTIPPNSFALASSIEYFKIPDDVLTICLGKSTYARCGIIVNVTPFEPGWEGFVTLEISNTTPLPCRIYANEGLCQVLFFQGDEVCETNYRSREGKYQSQTGIVLPKIR